The following are encoded in a window of Gossypium raimondii isolate GPD5lz chromosome 13, ASM2569854v1, whole genome shotgun sequence genomic DNA:
- the LOC128031838 gene encoding UPF0481 protein At3g47200-like, which yields MAPRKGQLGNAPSFETKKDEASNDSEVEDLERGPDQGFIYEVPRNIRQANPKAYTPLLISIGPLHYRKTSLASMAKYKVDYQVKFLQRTSVSKKALESFWSFIERNEKNILNCYEALIDEDEFVKMIFYDALFIVELFLRNYEKEVEKNSDVKDLLLKETWSAGLRRDLILLENQIPMFVLEELYKPYENHKLASDASVPSFLKLACSYFDIPWDPQFEHIEIPHFTALQRCHMTKTQNPSSKTKIPTLKKVYGAASLQEVGVQLIVEPNQTACLLDIKFEGKKLKIPKLTVHSNTEAYLRNVMAFEMCHCPDEAYVCAYIELMNYLIQNAQDVERLIEKEILSKEGKHEGRLVTIINTNIVVQRMIKKLMVGIGQPSPACYRVTANRLNQLYKEARKRKVTLFIKENYGILKRVYFPNLWRGTGTVAAFMVVVFTFMQTVLAFVKD from the coding sequence ATGGCTCCAAGGAAGGGACAATTAGGTAACGCCCCATCGTTTGAGACAAAGAAAGATGAAGCATCCAATGATTCGGAAGTTGAGGATTTGGAGCGGGGGCCGGACCAAGGGTTTATCTACGAGGTCCCTAGGAACATTCGTCAAGCAAATCCAAAAGCTTACACTCCTCTATTAATTTCAATTGGCCCTCTTCATTATCGGAAAACAAGTTTGGCTAGCATGGCCAAGTATAAAGTGGATTATCAAGTTAAATTTCTTCAAAGGACTTCCGTTTCCAAGAAGGCATTGGAAAGTTTTTGGAGCTTCATTGAACGCAACGAGAAAAATATTCTCAACTGTTACGAGGCTTTAATCGATGAAGACGAGTTCGTAAAGATGATATTTTATGATGCACTGTTTATCGTGGAGCTCTTCTTGAGGAACTATGAGAAGGAAGTGGAAAAAAATTCGGACGTCAAAGACTTGTTGTTGAAAGAAACATGGTCCGCTGGTCTACGGAGGGATTTGATCTTACTTGAAAACCAGATCCCAATGTTCGTGCTTGAAGAACTGTATAAACCATATGAAAACCACAAACTAGCATCAGATGCTTCTGTTCCTTCTTTCCTTAAACTAGCTTGCTCCTACTTTGACATTCCATGGGACCCGCAGTTCGAGCATATAGAAATCCCACACTTCACCGCTTTGCAAAGATGCCATATGACCAAAACACAAAATCCATCATCCAAGACCAAGATCCCAACGTTAAAAAAAGTGTATGGTGCCGCAAGTTTGCAAGAAGTTGGTGTTCAGCTTATAGTTGAACCTAATCAAACTGCATGTTTGCTTGATATTAAATTTGAAGGCAAAAAGCTTAAAATCCCCAAATTGACAGTGCACTCCAACACTGAAGCTTACCTTCGGAACGTCATGGCGTTCGAGATGTGCCATTGTCCAGATGAAGCCTACGTTTGTGCTTACATAGAActaatgaattatctcattcaAAATGCCCAAGATGTAGAACGGTTAATAGAAAAAGAGATTTTAAGCAAGGAAGGCAAACACGAAGGAAGACTGGTTACCATAATAAACACGAATATAGTTGTGCAACGTATGATTAAGAAACTTATGGTGGGTATTGGGCAGCCATCTCCTGCATGCTACCGGGTAACCGCGAACCGATTGAACCAGCTTTATAAAGAGGCTCGGAAGCGCAAAGTGACATTATTCATCAAGGAGAATTATGGAATTCTGAAGCGTGTTTATTTCCCCAATCTTTGGAGAGGAACAGGGACTGTTGCAGCTTTTATGGTGGTCGTCTTCACCTTCATGCAAACCGTGTTGGCGTTTGTGaaagattaa